From one Rubrobacter xylanophilus genomic stretch:
- a CDS encoding RibD family protein — translation MSEVYGDLSLPRPSGGDLPFVFLNAVVSVDGSAALGGKSGGIGGRADREVMRVLRSHADAVLIGANTLRAEKMSLGSEGRRSPEPLAVILTSTGVVPLENLLDLDPERTVVAVREGVDPGVLDELSRSATVLRVDGEPVLRRLLGTLRSEFGVSRVLIEGGPSLFGEAISSKLAEELFLTISPRIILESPASFRRLVETPVGRPPVELRLISACESAGELFLRYRIIR, via the coding sequence GTGTCCGAGGTGTACGGCGACCTCTCGCTGCCTCGTCCGTCCGGTGGGGATCTGCCCTTTGTGTTCCTCAACGCGGTTGTCTCCGTCGACGGAAGCGCCGCGCTGGGGGGAAAGTCCGGCGGGATAGGCGGCCGCGCGGACAGGGAGGTGATGCGCGTCCTGCGCTCTCACGCCGACGCCGTGCTCATCGGTGCGAACACGCTGCGCGCGGAGAAGATGTCGCTGGGGTCGGAGGGAAGGAGATCCCCCGAACCGCTCGCCGTGATCCTCACCTCGACCGGGGTCGTTCCCCTTGAGAACCTGCTGGACCTGGACCCTGAACGGACGGTGGTCGCCGTTCGTGAGGGCGTGGACCCCGGGGTGCTCGATGAGCTCTCGCGCAGCGCCACGGTGCTCAGGGTCGATGGCGAGCCGGTCCTGCGCCGGCTCCTCGGCACCCTCCGCTCCGAGTTCGGCGTCTCGAGGGTCCTCATCGAGGGAGGCCCCAGCCTCTTCGGCGAGGCGATCTCCTCGAAGCTCGCCGAAGAACTGTTCCTCACCATCTCTCCCAGGATAATCCTGGAGAGCCCGGCCTCCTTCCGGCGTCTCGTGGAGACACCCGTCGGACGCCCCCCGGTGGAGCTGCGCCTGATCTCCGCCTGCGAATCAGCCGGCGAACTCTTCCTGCGCTACCGGATCATACGCTGA
- a CDS encoding MiaB/RimO family radical SAM methylthiotransferase: MDARVVPLSRKPRRGDAGEASRTACIRTFGCQMNVHDSDRMRRMLLDAGYAEVQRYEDADLVILNTCYVRENAVNRIRGHLGELNRLRREGRVKKIALTGCIGASDEATELQEQYGIDLVLGTHNTYELAEFIGLPTMEETYTPELPGVEGQKSAFVTIMTGCNYRCSYCVVPRVRGRMVCRPLENVLGEVRRLVRSGTNYVTLLGQTVDAWRHEGRRFCDLLEAVAEEAPRVWFTTSHPSNMEDRTLRAIGERETIVKKLHLPVQSGSDRMLRMMHRGYKAERYRRKIEVFREHVPDGTLSTDIIVGHPGETESDHEATLKLIEDCQFDSAYIFKFSPRRGTEAAGMQDVVPPDVVQRRFLEVLRAVEQSAFRRNQRKVGGVEEVYIRHGRADSGRAVGETWSGHAVHVDTDAAPGEYVRACIEAAGPHVLYAGRPL; encoded by the coding sequence ATGGATGCTCGGGTGGTACCCCTCTCCCGGAAGCCCCGTAGGGGGGACGCCGGAGAAGCTTCGCGCACCGCCTGCATCCGTACCTTCGGCTGCCAGATGAACGTCCACGACTCCGACCGGATGCGGAGGATGCTCCTCGACGCCGGCTACGCCGAGGTCCAGCGCTACGAGGATGCCGACCTCGTCATCCTCAACACCTGCTACGTGCGCGAGAACGCCGTAAACCGCATCCGGGGACACCTCGGCGAGCTCAACCGGCTGCGCCGCGAGGGCCGTGTGAAGAAGATAGCCCTCACCGGCTGTATCGGCGCCTCCGACGAAGCCACAGAGCTCCAGGAGCAGTACGGTATAGATCTCGTCCTGGGCACGCATAATACTTACGAACTCGCTGAGTTCATCGGGCTTCCGACGATGGAGGAGACCTACACGCCGGAGCTTCCCGGGGTAGAGGGGCAGAAGAGCGCTTTTGTGACCATCATGACCGGGTGCAACTACCGGTGCAGCTACTGCGTGGTACCGAGGGTGCGGGGCCGGATGGTATGTCGGCCGCTGGAGAACGTGCTCGGGGAGGTCAGGCGGCTGGTGAGGAGCGGGACCAACTACGTCACGCTGCTCGGGCAGACCGTCGACGCCTGGCGTCACGAGGGGAGGAGGTTCTGCGATCTTCTCGAGGCGGTCGCGGAGGAGGCCCCGCGGGTGTGGTTCACCACCAGCCACCCGTCCAACATGGAGGACAGGACGCTCCGGGCGATCGGCGAGCGAGAGACGATAGTAAAGAAGCTGCACCTTCCGGTGCAGTCCGGGTCCGACAGGATGCTCAGGATGATGCACCGGGGGTACAAGGCGGAGCGTTATCGCCGCAAGATAGAGGTCTTCCGGGAGCACGTACCGGACGGGACGCTCTCGACGGACATCATAGTCGGGCATCCGGGAGAGACGGAGTCGGACCACGAGGCCACGCTGAAGCTGATAGAGGACTGCCAGTTCGACTCGGCCTACATCTTCAAGTTCTCGCCGCGGCGCGGGACGGAGGCGGCCGGGATGCAGGACGTGGTGCCCCCCGACGTGGTGCAGCGGCGCTTCTTGGAGGTTTTGAGAGCCGTGGAGCAGAGTGCTTTCCGGCGCAACCAGCGCAAGGTAGGAGGTGTGGAGGAGGTCTACATCCGCCACGGACGCGCGGATTCAGGCCGGGCAGTGGGAGAGACCTGGAGCGGGCACGCGGTGCACGTGGACACCGACGCCGCTCCGGGAGAGTACGTCCGGGCGTGCATAGAGGCGGCCGGACCCCACGTGCTGTACGCGGGGAGGCCCCTGTAG
- the hflX gene encoding GTPase HflX — MEEPANRAVLVASGEDRHLDELGRLAETLGLEVAGTLEQTRRDGVGYLGRGKREELRDLVRKLGASFVLADDELSASQARVLERDAGATVVDRTELIIRIFEAHARDAASRLQVELADLEYRLPRLKGRNPELSRLAGGGGGGGRGATRGPGEQQLEYDRRDIRERISVIRRKLRTEEASRAVRGARLRSGGPPKVALVGYTNAGKTTILNRLSGAGKSTRDWLFETLETTTRLVEGGGSRPDFVVTDTVGFIRKLPTQLVHSFASTLEAARDADVLVICADASSPELEEEVRVARETLRELLQTADGSRAPAEILCFNKVDLIPHHRVVHLRNRHPDAVLTSALSGEGCEALLERIYETIAGMWERVELLVPHEEYAIVSRLHGRAEVHSRRHTERGVLMEVTLPREDAARYEGYRVAAAST; from the coding sequence ATGGAAGAGCCAGCAAACAGAGCGGTTCTGGTGGCCTCCGGAGAGGATCGTCACCTGGACGAGCTCGGGAGGCTCGCCGAGACGCTCGGGCTCGAGGTCGCGGGCACTCTGGAGCAGACCCGCCGGGACGGCGTGGGTTATCTGGGGCGCGGCAAGCGCGAGGAGCTCAGGGACCTCGTCCGTAAGCTCGGCGCCTCCTTCGTGCTGGCCGACGACGAGCTCTCCGCCTCCCAGGCGAGGGTGCTGGAGCGGGACGCCGGGGCGACCGTGGTGGACCGGACGGAGCTGATCATCCGGATCTTCGAGGCTCACGCGCGGGACGCGGCGAGCCGGTTGCAGGTGGAGCTCGCGGACCTCGAGTACCGCCTTCCCCGCCTCAAGGGCCGCAACCCGGAGCTCAGCCGACTCGCCGGCGGCGGCGGGGGCGGAGGCCGCGGTGCAACCCGCGGCCCCGGCGAGCAGCAGCTCGAGTACGACCGGCGGGACATCCGTGAGAGGATCTCCGTGATCCGCCGCAAGCTCCGTACCGAGGAGGCCTCGAGGGCCGTGCGCGGCGCCCGCCTGAGGAGCGGAGGGCCCCCGAAGGTCGCCCTCGTGGGCTACACGAATGCGGGGAAGACCACCATACTCAACCGCCTGAGCGGCGCCGGGAAATCCACCCGCGACTGGCTCTTCGAGACGCTGGAGACCACCACCCGTCTCGTAGAGGGTGGAGGCTCCCGACCGGACTTCGTCGTCACGGACACCGTTGGCTTTATCCGCAAGCTCCCCACCCAGCTCGTCCACTCCTTCGCCTCCACGCTCGAGGCGGCCCGTGACGCCGACGTCCTCGTGATCTGCGCCGATGCCTCCAGCCCGGAGCTCGAGGAGGAGGTTCGGGTGGCCCGGGAGACCCTCCGGGAGCTTCTCCAGACGGCCGACGGCTCCCGCGCCCCGGCCGAGATCCTCTGCTTCAACAAGGTGGATCTCATCCCGCATCACCGCGTGGTCCACCTCAGAAACCGCCACCCGGACGCCGTGCTGACGAGCGCCCTGAGCGGGGAGGGCTGTGAGGCGCTCCTGGAGAGGATCTACGAGACGATCGCCGGCATGTGGGAGAGGGTGGAGCTCCTGGTTCCACACGAGGAGTACGCGATCGTGAGCCGCCTGCACGGCAGGGCCGAGGTCCATTCCCGCCGGCACACGGAACGCGGCGTGTTGATGGAGGTCACGCTCCCGCGCGAGGACGCCGCGCGTTACGAGGGGTACAGGGTTGCGGCAGCCTCCACTTGA
- a CDS encoding adenine phosphoribosyltransferase encodes MNVTERTIQVIRNRIRAVPDHPGPGVVFRDITPLMEDGPSLHAAVDALAEATKDLDYDRVISAEARGFVFGTALAYRSRKGLVLARKPGKLPREVISVSYELEYGTDSLEIHADSIPPGARVLVADDLLATGGTARAMCELVEKSGGSVAGCAFLIELAFLEGRKRLSDYNVVSLINYSAPSA; translated from the coding sequence GTGAACGTCACCGAGCGCACCATCCAGGTCATACGCAACAGGATCCGTGCGGTCCCCGACCATCCAGGCCCGGGGGTCGTCTTCCGGGACATCACGCCGCTCATGGAGGACGGCCCCTCGCTCCACGCCGCGGTCGACGCCCTCGCCGAGGCGACGAAGGATCTGGACTACGACCGGGTGATCTCCGCCGAGGCCCGGGGCTTCGTCTTCGGTACCGCCCTGGCCTACCGCTCGCGCAAGGGGCTCGTGCTGGCCAGAAAGCCCGGCAAGCTTCCGCGGGAGGTGATCTCCGTCTCCTACGAGCTGGAGTACGGCACCGATTCCCTGGAGATCCACGCCGACTCCATCCCTCCCGGCGCCCGGGTGCTGGTCGCCGACGATCTCCTCGCCACCGGCGGTACCGCCCGGGCGATGTGCGAGCTGGTGGAGAAGTCCGGCGGCAGCGTCGCCGGCTGCGCCTTCCTCATAGAACTGGCCTTCCTCGAAGGCCGCAAGCGCCTCTCGGATTACAACGTCGTCTCCCTGATCAACTACAGTGCCCCCTCTGCCTGA
- a CDS encoding FHA domain-containing protein, with translation MSGAVCPECGSEVTLEMKFCPECGSRLDHAQSTVSYAPSFTEEDEGVSDGAAPAGAALIELDQVEGTAGRRMHDISREVVTVGRHPESDIFLDDVTVSRKHAEILRSEGGYRIRDVGSLNGTYVNRVRVDAVDLRNGDEIQIGKYRFKFVYT, from the coding sequence TTGAGCGGGGCCGTCTGCCCGGAGTGCGGCTCCGAGGTAACCCTGGAGATGAAGTTCTGTCCCGAGTGCGGCAGCCGGCTGGACCATGCGCAATCCACGGTCTCCTATGCTCCGAGCTTCACCGAGGAGGACGAGGGGGTATCCGACGGGGCGGCGCCTGCTGGGGCGGCGCTTATAGAGCTGGATCAGGTAGAGGGCACGGCCGGGCGCAGGATGCACGATATCTCGCGGGAGGTGGTCACCGTGGGGCGGCATCCCGAGAGCGACATCTTCCTGGACGACGTCACCGTCTCGAGAAAGCACGCCGAGATCCTGCGCAGCGAGGGCGGCTACCGGATCCGGGACGTCGGCTCCCTCAACGGCACCTACGTCAACCGGGTCAGGGTCGACGCCGTGGACCTGCGCAACGGCGACGAGATACAGATCGGCAAGTACAGGTTCAAGTTCGTATACACCTAG
- a CDS encoding MerR family transcriptional regulator, translating into MDNGGHKDHYTIGEVVERLKPEFPTLSVSKIRYLERRRLINLNRTRGGYRLFTEQDVELLRYILKLQEEEYLPLKVIKKRIEGGAPLSSLSKDSAGDLSKVLEERTYTAEELADSLNVEVRFVEELVSVGVIGRGGELTQRDKEIARLALEMARYSIQPRHLRGIMAAVDREAALFKQVLNPDLRSGDEKRVQEAMEKARHLAAVDSRMKELMMAGVIESFDPRSS; encoded by the coding sequence ATGGACAACGGCGGCCACAAGGACCACTACACCATAGGCGAGGTCGTAGAGCGGCTCAAGCCGGAGTTTCCCACCCTCTCCGTCAGCAAGATACGCTACCTCGAGCGGCGCCGGCTGATAAACCTGAACCGGACGAGGGGGGGCTACCGGCTCTTCACCGAGCAGGACGTGGAGCTGTTACGCTACATACTGAAGCTGCAGGAGGAGGAGTATCTGCCGCTCAAGGTCATAAAGAAGCGGATCGAGGGCGGGGCTCCCCTGTCCTCGCTCTCGAAGGACTCTGCCGGGGATCTCTCGAAGGTTCTGGAGGAGAGGACCTACACCGCCGAGGAGCTCGCGGATTCTCTGAACGTCGAGGTCAGGTTTGTGGAGGAGTTGGTTTCGGTCGGGGTTATCGGGAGGGGAGGGGAGCTCACCCAGCGCGACAAGGAGATAGCCCGGCTGGCTCTGGAGATGGCCCGGTACTCCATCCAGCCGCGGCACCTGCGAGGCATAATGGCCGCCGTCGACCGGGAGGCGGCCCTCTTCAAGCAGGTTTTGAACCCGGATCTGCGCAGCGGCGACGAGAAGCGGGTGCAGGAGGCGATGGAGAAGGCCCGGCACCTGGCCGCGGTGGATTCGCGGATGAAGGAGCTTATGATGGCCGGGGTCATAGAGAGCTTCGACCCGCGTTCGTCGTGA
- a CDS encoding tyrosine-type recombinase/integrase, whose product MPPLPDTHDDNSSPSTSPRGADEERLLDVFLRTLSSPQTRKTYNTEIRAFFSYTREHLGKGLPEITVEDVSLYREHVLGRYSPATAAKKLTALRRFLTFSYMGGITRVSPEALRFFAKSPRVRQDPSYDVLTEEELARMLSAARADNPRDYALLAVMAGCGLREAEVVQLRVGDFREHGEGVLLRVRGKGDKVRNVPVSPELWSLVQRYILSSGRSLSSRVDAGKPLFPSRVGRDKPLTTRSIQNIVKKYVRAAGINKPISPHSIRHTVGTNMAMNQAPLLVIQQFLGHSDPKTTMRYIRRAEEIASKAYRYNNLPL is encoded by the coding sequence GTGCCCCCTCTGCCTGATACCCACGACGATAATTCTTCGCCCTCCACCTCCCCCCGTGGAGCCGATGAGGAACGCCTCCTCGATGTCTTCCTCCGCACCCTCTCCAGCCCTCAGACCAGAAAAACGTATAATACAGAGATAAGAGCCTTCTTTTCCTACACCCGGGAACACCTCGGGAAGGGGCTTCCGGAGATAACGGTGGAGGATGTCTCGCTCTACAGGGAGCACGTGTTGGGGCGCTACTCGCCGGCGACGGCGGCCAAGAAGCTAACGGCGTTGAGGAGGTTTCTGACCTTCTCTTACATGGGTGGGATAACGCGGGTCAGCCCGGAGGCGCTCAGGTTCTTCGCGAAGAGCCCGCGGGTGAGGCAGGATCCCTCGTACGACGTGCTGACGGAGGAGGAGCTCGCGCGGATGCTCTCCGCTGCCCGGGCGGACAATCCCAGAGATTACGCCCTGCTCGCCGTCATGGCCGGCTGCGGGCTCAGGGAGGCGGAGGTCGTGCAGCTCAGGGTTGGGGACTTCAGAGAGCACGGAGAAGGCGTGCTCCTCAGGGTGCGCGGCAAGGGGGACAAGGTCAGGAACGTGCCGGTCTCTCCCGAACTGTGGAGCCTGGTGCAGCGCTACATCCTCTCCTCCGGCAGGAGCCTGAGCTCCCGGGTCGACGCCGGAAAGCCGCTCTTTCCCTCGCGGGTCGGCAGGGATAAACCGCTGACCACGAGATCCATACAGAACATCGTCAAAAAGTACGTCCGGGCAGCCGGTATAAACAAACCCATCTCGCCACACTCCATACGCCACACCGTCGGCACCAACATGGCCATGAACCAAGCGCCCCTGCTCGTCATCCAGCAGTTCCTCGGCCACTCCGACCCCAAAACCACCATGCGCTACATCCGCCGCGCAGAAGAGATCGCCTCCAAAGCCTACCGCTACAATAACCTGCCCCTTTGA